Proteins from a single region of Chaetodon trifascialis isolate fChaTrf1 chromosome 10, fChaTrf1.hap1, whole genome shotgun sequence:
- the snrkb gene encoding SNF related kinase b isoform X1: MCTTMPSSSIPPLPSYRPNPRFVPNMDSSGEITSAQDGHLDPKSSPSRSDLSGLYHLGRTLGRGHFAVVKLARHVNTGQLVAVKMIDKTKLDIMATSHLLQEVRCMRLVQHPNVVRLYEVIDTPTTLYLVMELAEGGDLYDYILRHEGGVAEGTAKRHFAQIVRAVSYCHQLHVVHRDLKPENVVFFPQQGAVKLTDFGFSNLFQPGTMLATSCGSLAYSAPEILLGEEYDAPAVDIWSLGVILYMLVCGVPPFQETNDSETLVMILDCRYCVPEHVSDDCRDLISRMLQKDPSRRASLEEIEAHHWLQGLENALLSPEAPPHWLSGALSPSSPRSGVPECGDLLAARPPAQQPFPGPWQPSLTFTLRPPPAEEPPVLKNLPALQQICEEEEEEEEEEEEERSLAEEGEGMASVLAEEPEREAKEMLDAAVIQQCREEEQKEELGGSVEKMEEEEEEQEEIVQMETEKEDSRCVISDQPVSHGDKPVSKTPVPPSSVPGLGVQCCQGQPDSSPDEGNDEETEPNNNTNKPPPLLPESSIPAPSATLILNEREAPKAGREGEQDEKAEEDGRDDLATDRSQPHNAPGTRDEAAPKAEQGKRHSIKLRDRLFQFPLCEKALAFNIPTHNKPKILPLAQYNCCHVL; encoded by the exons ATGTGCACAACAATG CCCTCCAGTTCAATCCCTCCTCTACCCTCCTACCGCCCGAATCCCCGCTTTGTCCCAAACATGGACTCCTCTGGAGAAATAACCTCAGCCCAGGATGGACATCTCGACCCCAAGAGCAGCCCCAGTCGCTCTGACCTCAGCGGACTGTACCATCTGGGACGGACGCTGGGCAGGGGCCACTTCGCTGTCGTCAAACTGGCTCGTCACGTCAACACCGGGCAACTGGTTGCTGTCAAGATGATTGACAAGACAAAACTTGATATTATGGCAACAAGCCACCTCTTACAGGAAGTGAG GTGTATGAGGCTGGTGCAGCATCCCAACGTGGTTCGCCTCTACGAGGTCATCGACACCCCGACCACCCTCTACCTGGTCATGGAGCTGGCCGAGGGGGGCGACCTCTACGACTACATTCTCCGCCATGAGGGAGGCGTGGCCGAGGGCACCGCCAAGCGCCATTTCGCCCAGATTGTGCGGGCCGTGTCGTACTGCCACCAGCTCCACGTGGTGCACCGGGACCTGAAGCCCGAGAATGTGGTGTTCTTTCCGCAGCAGGGGGCAGTGAAGCTGACGGACTTTGGGTTCAGCAACTTATTCCAACCCGGGACTATGTTGGCCACCAGCTGTGGGTCGCTGGCGTACTCGGCTCCAGAGATTCTGCTGGGAGAAGAGTATGATGCTCCAGCTGTGg ATATCTGGTCTCTTGGGGTGATCCTGTACATGTTGGTGTGCGGAGTCCCCCCCTTCCAGGAAACCAACGACAGCGAGACTCTGGTCATGATTCTGGACTGCCGCTACTGCGTCCCCGAACACGTTTCAGACGACTGCAGAGA tctgATCTCCAGGATGCTCCAGAAGGATCCGTCTCGGCGTGCCTCACTCGAGGAGATCGAGGCTCATCACTGGCTACAGGGGCTGGAGAACGCCCTCCTCAGCCCAGAGGCCCCGCCACACTGGCTTTCAGGGGCCCTCTCTCCCAGCTCTCCCCGCTCAGGAGTACCTGAGTGTGGGGACCTGTTGGCTGCAAGGCCCCCCGCTCAGCAGCCTTTCCCTGGACCCTGGCAGCCCAGCCTCACCTTCACACTTCGTCCACCTCCGGCCGAAGAGCCTCCTGTCCTCAAAAACCTGCCTGCGCTACAGCAGAtctgtgaggaagaagaagaagaggaggaagaggaggaggaggaacgcAGTTTGGCAGAAGAGGGTGAGGGTATGGCATCTGTGTTAGCCGAGGAGCCTGAGAGAGAAGCTAAGGAGATGCTTGATGCAGCAGTTATTCAACAGTGCAGGGAAgaggaacaaaaagaagaattaGGAGGCTCAGTGGAGaaaatggaggaggaagaggaggagcaggaagaaatTGTGCAGATGGAGACGGAGAAAGAAGACAGTCGCTGTGTGATTTCAGACCAGCCAGTCAGTCATGGAGACAAGCCGGTCAGCAAGACACCTGTCCCACCATCGTCTGTGCCTGGTTTGGGGGTACAGTGCTGTCAGGGGCAGCCAGACTCCAGCCCAGACGAAGGAAATGACGAGGAGACAgaacccaacaacaacaccaacaaacctcctcctctcctccctgaaTCCTCCATCCCTGCGCCCTCAGCCACACTCATCCTGAATGAGAGGGAGGCTCCAAaagcaggaagagaaggagaacaagacgagaaagcagaggaggatggaAGAGATGACCTCGCCACAGACAGATCTCAACCCCACAATGCACCGGGGACCCGAGACGAGGCGGCCCCAAAGGCAGAGCAGGGGAAACGACACAGCATAAAGCTGCGCGATAGACTTTTTCAGTTCCCTCTGTGTGAG
- the snrkb gene encoding SNF related kinase b isoform X2, translating to MDSSGEITSAQDGHLDPKSSPSRSDLSGLYHLGRTLGRGHFAVVKLARHVNTGQLVAVKMIDKTKLDIMATSHLLQEVRCMRLVQHPNVVRLYEVIDTPTTLYLVMELAEGGDLYDYILRHEGGVAEGTAKRHFAQIVRAVSYCHQLHVVHRDLKPENVVFFPQQGAVKLTDFGFSNLFQPGTMLATSCGSLAYSAPEILLGEEYDAPAVDIWSLGVILYMLVCGVPPFQETNDSETLVMILDCRYCVPEHVSDDCRDLISRMLQKDPSRRASLEEIEAHHWLQGLENALLSPEAPPHWLSGALSPSSPRSGVPECGDLLAARPPAQQPFPGPWQPSLTFTLRPPPAEEPPVLKNLPALQQICEEEEEEEEEEEEERSLAEEGEGMASVLAEEPEREAKEMLDAAVIQQCREEEQKEELGGSVEKMEEEEEEQEEIVQMETEKEDSRCVISDQPVSHGDKPVSKTPVPPSSVPGLGVQCCQGQPDSSPDEGNDEETEPNNNTNKPPPLLPESSIPAPSATLILNEREAPKAGREGEQDEKAEEDGRDDLATDRSQPHNAPGTRDEAAPKAEQGKRHSIKLRDRLFQFPLCEKALAFNIPTHNKPKILPLAQYNCCHVL from the exons ATGGACTCCTCTGGAGAAATAACCTCAGCCCAGGATGGACATCTCGACCCCAAGAGCAGCCCCAGTCGCTCTGACCTCAGCGGACTGTACCATCTGGGACGGACGCTGGGCAGGGGCCACTTCGCTGTCGTCAAACTGGCTCGTCACGTCAACACCGGGCAACTGGTTGCTGTCAAGATGATTGACAAGACAAAACTTGATATTATGGCAACAAGCCACCTCTTACAGGAAGTGAG GTGTATGAGGCTGGTGCAGCATCCCAACGTGGTTCGCCTCTACGAGGTCATCGACACCCCGACCACCCTCTACCTGGTCATGGAGCTGGCCGAGGGGGGCGACCTCTACGACTACATTCTCCGCCATGAGGGAGGCGTGGCCGAGGGCACCGCCAAGCGCCATTTCGCCCAGATTGTGCGGGCCGTGTCGTACTGCCACCAGCTCCACGTGGTGCACCGGGACCTGAAGCCCGAGAATGTGGTGTTCTTTCCGCAGCAGGGGGCAGTGAAGCTGACGGACTTTGGGTTCAGCAACTTATTCCAACCCGGGACTATGTTGGCCACCAGCTGTGGGTCGCTGGCGTACTCGGCTCCAGAGATTCTGCTGGGAGAAGAGTATGATGCTCCAGCTGTGg ATATCTGGTCTCTTGGGGTGATCCTGTACATGTTGGTGTGCGGAGTCCCCCCCTTCCAGGAAACCAACGACAGCGAGACTCTGGTCATGATTCTGGACTGCCGCTACTGCGTCCCCGAACACGTTTCAGACGACTGCAGAGA tctgATCTCCAGGATGCTCCAGAAGGATCCGTCTCGGCGTGCCTCACTCGAGGAGATCGAGGCTCATCACTGGCTACAGGGGCTGGAGAACGCCCTCCTCAGCCCAGAGGCCCCGCCACACTGGCTTTCAGGGGCCCTCTCTCCCAGCTCTCCCCGCTCAGGAGTACCTGAGTGTGGGGACCTGTTGGCTGCAAGGCCCCCCGCTCAGCAGCCTTTCCCTGGACCCTGGCAGCCCAGCCTCACCTTCACACTTCGTCCACCTCCGGCCGAAGAGCCTCCTGTCCTCAAAAACCTGCCTGCGCTACAGCAGAtctgtgaggaagaagaagaagaggaggaagaggaggaggaggaacgcAGTTTGGCAGAAGAGGGTGAGGGTATGGCATCTGTGTTAGCCGAGGAGCCTGAGAGAGAAGCTAAGGAGATGCTTGATGCAGCAGTTATTCAACAGTGCAGGGAAgaggaacaaaaagaagaattaGGAGGCTCAGTGGAGaaaatggaggaggaagaggaggagcaggaagaaatTGTGCAGATGGAGACGGAGAAAGAAGACAGTCGCTGTGTGATTTCAGACCAGCCAGTCAGTCATGGAGACAAGCCGGTCAGCAAGACACCTGTCCCACCATCGTCTGTGCCTGGTTTGGGGGTACAGTGCTGTCAGGGGCAGCCAGACTCCAGCCCAGACGAAGGAAATGACGAGGAGACAgaacccaacaacaacaccaacaaacctcctcctctcctccctgaaTCCTCCATCCCTGCGCCCTCAGCCACACTCATCCTGAATGAGAGGGAGGCTCCAAaagcaggaagagaaggagaacaagacgagaaagcagaggaggatggaAGAGATGACCTCGCCACAGACAGATCTCAACCCCACAATGCACCGGGGACCCGAGACGAGGCGGCCCCAAAGGCAGAGCAGGGGAAACGACACAGCATAAAGCTGCGCGATAGACTTTTTCAGTTCCCTCTGTGTGAG
- the herc56.1 gene encoding probable E3 ubiquitin-protein ligase HERC4, with product MYCWGEDSHCGFRQKDGSLIDRTAPDGLLHLQLGYHIADLSAGQSVLAFVKSNGNSFIIRTIEREDGRRERGKQKFVKCPEKIEAVRCGDDAVTLLSDRGTVLCVDTTRTYLPRPLEALCNIPVSQVACGSQHSLALTKDGQVYAWGQDSRGQLGLGKRELGASSPQHLQSLSAIPLVQIAAGGEQSFATSVSGGVFGWGRNDCGQLGLGDRTDRHRPTLVHCLNMKKTVHVSCGKDHTAVLTKTGAVFTFGSGQYGQLGHNSFADELRPRLVAELWGAKVTKIACGRCHTLVLTDSKRVYSFGCGEQGQLGRGEESHPSVPLPVPMPQDTADHPKIENIFAGGNCSFATCASNEEVHEESSVATVSSVTQQCLKDMIDKWTSQCDSKSWKKIKQEIHRTFSSASFVNKSFLEQSKDKHFLTSRKDSGLNLSLARLTFKKLVKKDSVLAEVEAAVLRLLPSLDKNPVGVEGLRIYLLLNELLHAIQRNKHPQASTKLAEAVAAAVLSLSPDSLQVIGDWWSSQSPSTMKKHVKVWKQALSVILSFVPVPRNSGVRNLLLVLQYMHNVNSRIAEPRRIPETDFYVLIDKNFLCEDVQLWRSRSQRRNVRAEPLILCSFPIVMDLQSKKMAFDMNAYFTKCKVLYPIIRDMMLGNRLSQPRDLFFGLNLRRASVLKDTFEQLGAANDSDYTMPLVVYFDENLAIDDVCRKDFFYEVFHEMVSAESGMFMFNDSETLAWFPSKVTQEDQRYFQLGVLCGLALYNQCIIHLPFSLALFKKLLNVKPSLEDMIEFSPRVAKSLKSILEDYDDDDLENMCIDFLITWNGVNVDLDPENPGKPVTSQNKKEFVDAYVNHAFNTSVEGVFREFKRGFFQVCERDLVKLFRPEELQEVLVGKDFHDWEKLKQNTGYEGGYHVGHPTIQIFWEVFDELSEDQKKAFLWFVTGFERVPILGMEKIKMTVRVQQVPDLLYDQYYPETHTCYSFLDLPLYSTKEIMQTKLTEALSNNRRIFN from the exons ATGTACTGCTGGGGGGAGGACAGCCACTGCGGCTTTCGGCAAAAGGACGGCTCACTCATCGACAGAACAGCACCAGATGGGCTCCTTCACCTTCAGCTCGGTTACCACATCGCGGATCTGTCAGCAGGTCAAAGTGTGCTGGCCTTCGTCAAAAGTAATGGAAACTCGTTCATCATTCGCACAATCGAGAGAGAAGAcgggagaagagagagaggaaaacaga AGTTTGTGAAATGTCCAGAGAAGATTGAGGCTGTGCGCTGCGGGGATGATGCGGTcacactgctgtctgacagAGGCACTGTCCTCTGTGTGGACACCACTCGCACGTACCTTCCGCG gCCGCTGGAAGCTTTGTGTAACATACCAGTCTCTCAGGTTGCTTGTGGAAGCCAGCACTCACTGGCCCTGACCAAAG ATGGTCAGGTGTATGCATGGGGTCAGGACTCCAGAGGCCAGCTGGGTCTGGGAAAGAGGGAGCTCGGCGCCAGTTCACCCCAACACCTCCAGTCTCTGTCAGCCATCCCCCTGGTTCAGATCGCCGCAGGGGGAGAGCAGAGCTTCGCCACCTCTGTGTCTGGAGGTGTGTTCGGCTGGGGCAGGAACGACTGCGGACAGCTTGGGCTGGGAGACAggacag ACAGACATAGACCAACTCTTGTTCATTGCCTGAACATGAAGAAAACGGTTCACGTCTCCTGTGGAAAAGACCACACTGCCGTTTTGACTAAG ACAGGTGCAGTGTTTACATTTGGCTCCGGTCAATACGGACAGCTTGGCCACAACTCGTTCGCTGATGAGCTACGACCTCGGCTTGTTGCAGAGCTCTGGGGCGCAAAAGTCACCAAGATCGCATGTGGACG GTGTCACACATTAGTGTTGACAGACTCCAAGAGGGTCTACTCCTTTGGGTGTGGAGAGCAAGGGCAGCTGGGACGTGGAGAGGAGAGTCATCCGTCTGTGCCGCTGCCTGTTCCAATGCCACAGG ACACGGCTGATCATCCTAAAATTGAAAACATCTTCGCTGGAGGAAACTGTTCATTTGCAACATGCGCGTCTAATGAG GAAGTTCATGAGGAGTCAAGCGTCGCCACTGTCAGCAGTGTAACACAGCAGTGTCTTAAAGACATGATTGACAAATGGACCTCTCAGTGTGATTCAAAGTCATggaaaaagataaaaca GGAAATTCACAGGACATTTTCCTCTGCATCCTTTGTGAATAAAAGCTTCCTTGAGCAAAG caaAGATAAGCATTTCCTGACTTCACGAAAGGACTCTGGATTGAACTTGTCACTTGCACGACTTACTTTCAAGAAACTGGTGAAAAAGGACAGTGTTTTGGCAGAG GTTGAGGCTGCTGTTCTGCGCTTGCTTCCTTCCCTTGATAAGAATCCAGTAGGAGTGGAGGGGCTGAGGATCTATCTGCTTCTCAATGAGCTCCTGCATGCCATCCAGAGAAACAAACACCCACAAGCCAGCACAAAGCTCGCAGAGGCGGTCGCTGCTGCTGTACTAAGCTTGTCTCCTGACAGCCTCCAGGTCATAG GGGACTGGTGGTCTTCACAGTCGCCCTCCACCATGAAGAAACATGTTAAGGTGTGGAAGCAGGCCCTGTCAGTGATCCTGTCCTTTGTTCCTGTACCTCGCAACTCTGGAGTCAGAAACCTGCTGCTCGTCCTGCAGTATATGCACAAT GTCAACAGCAGGATTGCAGAACCTCGACGGATACCAGAAACCGATTTTTACGTGTTGATTGACAAAAACTTTCTTTGTGAGGATGTCCAGCTTTGGCGTTCACGGTCACAACGCAGG aatgtgcgTGCTGAGCCGCTAATCCTCTGTAGCTTTCCAATTGTGATGGATCTGCAGTCAAAGAAAATGGCTTTTGACATGAATGCTTACTTCACCAAG tGCAAAGTACTTTATCCCATCATCCGTGATATGATGTTGGGAAATCGATTATCACAGCCTCGAGACCTGTTCTTTGGACTGAACCTGAGGCGAGCATCGGTTTTAAAAGACACATTTGAACAACTTGGTGCTGCCAATGACAGTGACTACACAATGCCACTTGTG GTTTATTTTGATGAAAACCTTGCAATCGATGATGTCTGCAGAAAAGACTTCTTTTACGAAGTGTTTCATGAGATGGTGTCAGCTGAATCTGGGATGTTCATGTTCAATGACTCTGAAACGCTGGCATGGTTCCCTTCCAAA GTGACACAGGAGGACCAGAGATACTTCCAGCTTGGAGTTCTGTGTGGATTGGCTTTATACAACCAGTGTATCATACACTTACCCTTCTCACTGGCCCTGTTCAAGAAGCTGCTTAATGTAAAGCCTTCACTGGAGGATATGATAGAATTCAGCCCACGTGTTGCAAA GAGTCTGAAAAGTATCCTGGAAgactatgatgatgatgacttgGAAAATATGTGCATAGATTTTTTG ATCACCTGGAATGGTGTAAACGTTGACCTTGATCCTGAAAATCCTGGAAAGCCAGTGACAAGTCAAAATAA GAAGGAGTTTGTGGATGCCTACGTGAATCATGCCTTCAACACATCAGTGGAGGGTGTGTTTCGTGAGTTCAAGCGAGGCTTCTTCCAGGTGTGTGAACGAGATCTGGTGAAGTTGTTTCGGCCAGAGGAGCTCCAGGAAGTGCTGGTGGGAAAAGACTTCCATGACTGGGAAAAGCTGAAACAG AACACAGGTTATGAGGGAGGATACCATGTTGGCCATCCCACCATACAGATTTTTTGGGAGGTTTTTGATGAACTAAGTGAGGATCAGAAGAAAGCTTTCCTTT GGTTTGTGACAGGTTTTGAAAGGGTGCCTATTCTTGGCATGGAAAAGATCAAGATGACAGTCCGAGTTCAACAAGTCCCGGATCTTTTGTATGACCAGTACTACCCTGAGACACATACATGTTACTCATTCCTGGACCTGCCTCTATATTCAACCAAGGAGATCATGCAAACCAAGCTGACAGAGGCCTTGAGCAACAACAGAAGAATCTTCAATTGA